A single genomic interval of Devosia oryziradicis harbors:
- the ilvA gene encoding threonine ammonia-lyase, biosynthetic: MQDYVRRILTSSVYEVAEQTPLETMNLLSARLGTQVLLKREDMQPVFSFKIRGAHNRIAQLTADERARGVICASAGNHAQGVALSATRLGIRAIVVMPTTTPVIKVGAVRRLGGEVVLFGDGFDAARAHAADLAAKHGYVVVHPFDDPDVIAGQGTVGMELLRQHPGDIGAIYVPVGGGGLAAGIAAFVKFLRPEIRVIGVEPEEAASMKAAIAAGHPVALDQVGLFADGVAVRQVGTETFRMCRELLDDIVTVTADEICAAIKDIFDDMRAIAEPAGALALAGLRRQVEQGEAPAGALIAINSGANVNFDRLRYVAERAEIGERAEALFSVEIPERAGSYRAFIRLLGQRSITEFNYRFAHGATAKIFVGIKLTRGDAEKQEIIALLEGHGLGVIDMTDNEVAKLHVRHMVGGRVSDLDDEAVYRFQFPERPGALLKFLEGLNDGWNISLFHYRNHGADYGRVLVGVQVPAATRDDFIAHIDAIGFPYWNETDNPAYRQFLDRERG; the protein is encoded by the coding sequence ATGCAGGATTATGTCCGCCGCATCCTTACCTCCTCGGTCTATGAAGTGGCCGAGCAGACGCCGCTGGAGACCATGAACCTGCTGTCGGCGCGGCTGGGGACGCAAGTGCTGCTCAAGCGGGAGGACATGCAGCCGGTCTTTTCGTTCAAGATCCGCGGCGCCCATAATCGCATCGCGCAATTGACTGCCGACGAGCGGGCGCGCGGGGTGATCTGCGCCTCGGCCGGCAACCATGCGCAGGGGGTGGCGCTGTCGGCCACGCGGCTTGGCATCCGCGCCATCGTGGTGATGCCGACGACGACTCCCGTCATCAAGGTCGGTGCCGTGCGCCGGCTGGGCGGGGAAGTGGTCTTGTTCGGCGACGGGTTCGACGCCGCGCGAGCCCATGCCGCCGACTTGGCGGCAAAGCACGGCTATGTCGTGGTGCATCCGTTCGACGATCCCGATGTCATAGCCGGCCAGGGCACTGTGGGCATGGAGCTGCTGCGCCAGCATCCGGGCGATATCGGCGCCATCTATGTGCCGGTGGGCGGGGGCGGTCTCGCCGCCGGCATTGCGGCCTTCGTCAAATTCCTGCGTCCTGAAATTCGGGTGATCGGGGTCGAGCCCGAGGAGGCTGCCAGCATGAAGGCCGCCATTGCCGCGGGCCATCCGGTGGCGCTGGATCAGGTGGGCCTGTTCGCCGATGGCGTGGCGGTGCGGCAGGTCGGCACCGAAACGTTCCGCATGTGCCGCGAGCTGCTCGACGACATTGTTACCGTCACGGCGGACGAAATCTGCGCGGCCATCAAGGATATTTTCGACGATATGCGGGCCATTGCCGAACCGGCCGGCGCGTTGGCATTGGCCGGCTTGCGGCGCCAGGTCGAACAGGGCGAAGCTCCCGCGGGGGCGCTGATCGCCATCAATTCAGGCGCCAATGTCAATTTCGACCGCCTGCGCTACGTAGCCGAGCGCGCCGAAATCGGCGAGCGGGCCGAGGCCCTGTTCAGCGTCGAGATTCCCGAACGCGCCGGCAGCTACCGCGCCTTCATCCGCCTGTTGGGGCAGCGGTCGATCACTGAATTCAACTATCGCTTCGCCCATGGCGCCACGGCCAAGATCTTCGTGGGCATCAAGCTGACGCGGGGTGATGCCGAAAAGCAGGAGATCATCGCCCTGCTCGAGGGCCACGGGCTTGGGGTCATCGACATGACGGACAACGAGGTGGCCAAGCTCCATGTCCGCCACATGGTGGGCGGGCGGGTCAGCGACCTCGATGACGAAGCCGTCTATCGCTTCCAGTTTCCGGAAAGGCCGGGTGCCTTGCTCAAGTTTCTCGAGGGGCTCAACGACGGGTGGAATATCTCGCTGTTCCACTATCGCAACCACGGCGCCGACTATGGACGCGTGCTGGTGGGCGTGCAGGTGCCCGCGGCGACAAGGGACGACTTCATCGCCCATATCGACGCCATCGGATTTCCCTATTGGAACGAGACCGACAACCCGGCTTATCGGCAGTTTCTCGATCGTGAACGCGGCTGA
- a CDS encoding VOC family protein — protein sequence MLKDKNSSAIVAVKDIAAARGFYVDTLGLEPLQDSDDMLVLNTGSTQLVVYVSDYAGTNKANAVAWGVGEEIEAIVSALLGKGVSFEHYPEMPGEYSGGIHSSGDFKAAWFKDPDGNILHLNNM from the coding sequence ATGCTGAAAGACAAGAATTCATCGGCAATCGTTGCCGTCAAGGATATCGCCGCCGCCCGCGGATTCTATGTGGACACGCTCGGCCTCGAGCCACTGCAGGACAGCGACGACATGCTGGTCCTCAACACCGGCTCGACCCAGCTGGTCGTCTATGTCTCCGACTATGCCGGCACCAACAAGGCCAATGCGGTGGCCTGGGGCGTGGGCGAAGAGATCGAGGCCATCGTCTCGGCCCTGTTGGGCAAGGGCGTGAGCTTCGAGCACTACCCGGAAATGCCTGGCGAGTATTCCGGCGGCATCCATTCGAGCGGCGACTTCAAGGCCGCGTGGTTCAAGGACCCCGACGGCAATATTCTGCACCTGAACAATATGTAG
- a CDS encoding nitroreductase/quinone reductase family protein, protein MNDFNAQVIADFKQHGGKPGGYFKNAPVLLLYTTGAKSGAERLSPLMYLQQDDDGPIYVFASYGGAPKDPAWFHNLVAHPDAEIEIGDGTSIERIPVRARVLEGDERDSIYAEQARRFPQFAEYEQKTTREVIPVVALTRR, encoded by the coding sequence ATGAACGACTTCAACGCACAGGTCATTGCCGACTTCAAACAGCACGGCGGCAAGCCGGGCGGCTATTTCAAGAATGCCCCGGTGCTGCTGCTCTATACCACCGGCGCCAAATCCGGCGCTGAACGCCTGTCGCCTCTGATGTATCTGCAGCAGGACGACGATGGCCCCATCTACGTCTTCGCCTCCTATGGCGGCGCGCCCAAGGACCCGGCCTGGTTCCACAATCTGGTGGCCCATCCCGACGCTGAAATCGAGATTGGCGACGGCACAAGCATCGAGCGCATTCCGGTGCGCGCCCGCGTGCTGGAGGGCGACGAGCGTGATTCCATCTATGCCGAGCAGGCAAGGCGGTTCCCCCAATTTGCCGAATACGAGCAGAAGACCACACGTGAGGTGATCCCCGTCGTGGCGCTCACGCGGCGCTGA
- a CDS encoding pyrimidine 5'-nucleotidase — MNDMTPPVPRSLSHITDWVFDLDNTLYPRSCNLFAQIDTRITSYVMDVTKLDFEAARDLQKSYYRDYGTTLNGLMLRHEIDPDHFLSTVHAIDYSPVDAHPDLVEAIRALPGRKFILTNGDTGHARSVLRRLGCDDIFEHVHDIRAMTYLPKPHKAAYEGFLTLHGIDPTTAVMFDDLEKNLVVPHEVGMATVQVVAGEDFAHEQVEAWELGRAIGPHVHHITDNLAKFLRERP; from the coding sequence ATGAACGACATGACGCCCCCTGTGCCGCGCAGTCTCAGCCACATTACCGACTGGGTGTTCGACCTCGACAACACCCTCTACCCCCGCAGCTGCAACCTGTTTGCCCAGATCGACACGCGCATCACCAGTTATGTGATGGACGTGACCAAGCTCGATTTCGAGGCGGCCCGCGACCTGCAGAAGAGCTACTACCGGGATTATGGCACGACGCTGAACGGGCTGATGCTGCGGCACGAGATCGACCCCGATCACTTCCTCAGCACCGTACATGCCATCGACTATTCGCCGGTCGATGCCCATCCCGACCTGGTCGAGGCGATCCGCGCCCTGCCCGGCCGCAAGTTCATTCTCACCAATGGCGATACCGGCCACGCGCGATCGGTGTTGCGCCGCCTGGGCTGCGACGACATTTTCGAGCATGTGCACGATATCCGCGCCATGACCTATCTGCCCAAGCCGCACAAGGCGGCCTATGAGGGGTTCCTCACGCTGCATGGCATCGATCCCACCACGGCGGTGATGTTCGACGACCTCGAAAAGAACCTGGTCGTGCCCCATGAAGTGGGCATGGCAACGGTGCAGGTGGTGGCCGGCGAGGATTTCGCACACGAACAGGTCGAGGCCTGGGAGCTCGGACGAGCGATCGGCCCGCATGTGCATCACATCACCGACAACCTGGCCAAGTTCCTGCGCGAGCGGCCCTAG
- a CDS encoding TetR/AcrR family transcriptional regulator, whose translation MTTDPSSASKRERGDDRRAAIAEAARQIIIEKGLEGLRTRDIAARVGINIATLHYHVPSKEALIALVADSLRQDFRAQAQRHPRDGKNALERLHLEFDDFRETVRDMPELIIILTELGERARRDSAIAAIVTPMHQFWRNQFIEIYRLGIADGSFRPDLDPEAAGLITTGAMSDCWRQSTVSRSDRLEIVLAELEHSFIRKS comes from the coding sequence ATGACCACCGACCCCTCCAGTGCCAGCAAACGCGAACGCGGCGACGACCGACGGGCCGCCATTGCAGAGGCCGCACGTCAGATCATCATCGAAAAGGGGCTCGAGGGGCTGCGCACCCGTGATATCGCCGCCCGCGTCGGCATCAATATCGCCACGCTGCACTATCACGTGCCGTCCAAGGAGGCGCTGATCGCCCTGGTGGCGGATTCGCTGCGCCAGGACTTCCGCGCCCAGGCCCAGCGCCATCCGCGTGACGGCAAGAACGCGCTGGAGCGCCTGCATCTTGAGTTCGACGACTTTCGCGAAACCGTGCGCGATATGCCCGAACTCATCATCATACTGACAGAACTTGGCGAGCGGGCGCGCAGAGATAGCGCCATCGCAGCGATCGTCACCCCGATGCACCAGTTCTGGCGCAACCAGTTCATCGAAATCTACCGCCTCGGCATCGCCGATGGCTCGTTCCGGCCAGACCTCGACCCCGAGGCGGCCGGCCTGATCACCACCGGCGCCATGTCCGACTGCTGGCGCCAGTCCACCGTCTCGCGCAGCGACCGGCTCGAAATCGTGCTGGCCGAACTTGAGCACTCCTTTATCCGCAAATCCTGA
- a CDS encoding potassium channel beta subunit family protein, with amino-acid sequence MEYRRLGKSGLKVSELSLGSWVTFSKQVDEKEALSLMGLAYDEGVNFFDNAEGYEAGESEALMGAALSKLGWSRDSYAVSSKVFWGGSKPTQKGLSRKHVTEAAHAALKRLRVDYLDLYFCHRPDIDTPIEETVWAMHNLITQGKVLYWGTSEWNAQQLTEAWAFARANNLIGPQMEQPQYNLFVREKVEHDYLPLYDLMGLGTTIWSPLASGALTGKYNDGIPADSRMNLPGYEWLKKEWTSEEGKRKLEKIKQLAGLAKEIGLPVHHLALLWCLHNPHVSTVILGASKKAQLADNLSALKSKAKLTADVIEKIETIMGNKPKAFERY; translated from the coding sequence ATGGAATATCGTCGCTTGGGCAAATCTGGCCTCAAGGTCAGCGAACTGTCTCTCGGCAGCTGGGTCACCTTCAGCAAGCAGGTTGACGAGAAGGAGGCCCTATCTCTGATGGGCCTGGCCTATGACGAAGGCGTCAACTTCTTCGACAATGCAGAAGGGTACGAGGCCGGTGAATCGGAAGCGCTGATGGGCGCTGCGCTCAGCAAGCTGGGCTGGAGCCGGGACAGCTATGCCGTCTCGTCCAAGGTGTTCTGGGGCGGCAGCAAGCCGACGCAGAAGGGCCTCTCCCGCAAGCATGTGACAGAAGCGGCCCATGCCGCACTCAAGCGCCTGCGCGTCGACTATCTCGACCTCTATTTCTGCCACCGCCCCGACATCGACACGCCGATCGAGGAAACCGTGTGGGCGATGCACAACCTCATCACCCAGGGCAAGGTGCTCTATTGGGGCACCTCGGAATGGAACGCGCAGCAGCTCACCGAAGCCTGGGCCTTTGCGCGGGCAAACAACCTCATCGGCCCGCAGATGGAGCAGCCGCAATACAATCTCTTCGTCCGCGAAAAGGTCGAGCATGACTATCTGCCGCTGTATGACCTGATGGGCCTGGGCACCACGATCTGGTCGCCGCTCGCTTCGGGCGCGCTCACCGGCAAGTATAATGACGGGATCCCGGCTGACAGCCGCATGAACCTGCCCGGCTATGAATGGCTCAAGAAGGAATGGACCAGCGAAGAAGGCAAACGGAAGCTGGAGAAGATCAAGCAGCTGGCTGGCCTCGCCAAGGAGATCGGCCTGCCGGTGCATCATCTGGCGCTGCTCTGGTGCCTCCACAACCCGCATGTCTCGACGGTGATCCTGGGCGCTTCCAAGAAGGCGCAACTGGCGGACAACCTTTCGGCGCTGAAGTCCAAGGCCAAGCTCACTGCAGACGTGATCGAGAAGATCGAAACCATCATGGGCAACAAGCCCAAGGCATTCGAACGGTATTGA